A region from the Algoriphagus machipongonensis genome encodes:
- a CDS encoding glycosyltransferase family 2 protein — MIEGVSIIVCTHNGKNRLEPTLSSFTKLKSRFPIELILIDNGSSDGVGNWVKEWWEINLVKVPIKVFQEQNPGLMNARIKGIQESSFDFLLFCDDDNELSFDYLEIGINLFLNNPKVGVIGGYGEIPIGYSVPDWFHSYQKSFALGPQALASGVLTEKLSYVYGAGSFFRREPLIRLIEKGFQFQLTGRTQGRLISGDDLELCWLMQLMGYQIYYCDSLRFVHHLGESRISTNYLIQMKSGTSFGSALLFGYKSYFENPTKSSLLYFLQYLKNWSLSGLIYTKNWINFLFQTPEWEGRMAVLILKSRFISFSTKWKKSLLTFNQLKNFSENWNRY, encoded by the coding sequence ATGATTGAGGGGGTAAGTATAATTGTATGTACCCATAATGGCAAAAATAGGCTTGAGCCCACTTTGTCTTCCTTCACTAAGCTTAAATCTCGATTTCCAATTGAATTAATACTTATTGATAATGGCTCTTCTGATGGTGTTGGGAACTGGGTGAAGGAATGGTGGGAAATCAATCTTGTAAAAGTTCCTATCAAGGTATTTCAGGAGCAAAATCCCGGGTTAATGAATGCGAGAATTAAAGGGATACAAGAATCAAGTTTTGATTTCCTCTTGTTTTGTGACGATGATAATGAGCTAAGTTTTGATTATTTAGAAATAGGGATTAATTTATTTCTAAATAATCCGAAAGTTGGAGTTATTGGGGGCTATGGAGAGATTCCAATCGGTTATTCTGTCCCTGATTGGTTTCATTCTTATCAAAAAAGTTTTGCATTAGGACCACAGGCTTTGGCATCTGGAGTACTAACCGAAAAGCTTTCCTATGTTTATGGGGCTGGGTCTTTCTTCCGTAGAGAACCTTTAATTCGATTAATCGAAAAAGGCTTTCAATTTCAGCTGACAGGCAGAACTCAAGGTCGTTTGATTTCAGGGGATGATTTAGAGCTTTGCTGGTTAATGCAGTTAATGGGATATCAAATTTATTATTGCGATTCCCTAAGGTTTGTTCATCATTTGGGCGAAAGTCGGATTTCTACGAATTATTTGATTCAGATGAAATCAGGTACCAGTTTTGGAAGTGCTTTGCTATTCGGTTATAAATCTTATTTCGAAAACCCAACAAAATCTTCTCTCTTATATTTCTTGCAATATTTGAAAAATTGGAGTTTAAGTGGTTTAATTTACACTAAAAATTGGATCAATTTTTTATTTCAAACTCCAGAGTGGGAAGGTAGAATGGCGGTTTTGATTTTAAAATCAAGATTTATTTCATTTTCAACTAAGTGGAAAAAATCACTATTAACCTTTAATCAACTTAAAAATTTTTCTGAAAATTGGAATCGATATTAA
- a CDS encoding glycosyltransferase family 2 protein, producing MESILIRISIIIPTLERPKELLRILKELEVSKNDQVEIIVVDDSVVSQNEELAITYSDLIYIHRGEKLGVSSARNVGAEVAKGQYLIFFDDDDSFTDLWLGRFLNSIKEKPDLVFCNFLSINPSGKETIVFAKNEKWRAVIPGTWMVRKDIFFKIGGFDSRLKFAENTELFFRLNQLDLKICYIDQVNFIYKQSVDGGSKNMQNMLDSIALILQKHENYLTDHVKHLYHQNIGVIQMRFKKFKESRRNLALAIKYKPSKIGTYFRFGIACFPILAKKIYTQEISPK from the coding sequence TTGGAATCGATATTAATTAGAATATCTATCATTATTCCAACTCTGGAGCGTCCAAAAGAGCTTTTAAGGATTTTAAAAGAATTAGAAGTCTCGAAAAACGACCAAGTTGAAATTATAGTTGTTGACGATTCGGTAGTTTCACAAAATGAAGAATTAGCAATTACTTATTCGGATTTAATTTATATTCATAGAGGGGAGAAGTTAGGAGTAAGTTCAGCAAGAAATGTTGGGGCAGAGGTGGCAAAAGGGCAATATTTAATATTTTTTGATGATGACGATTCCTTCACTGATTTATGGCTTGGCAGATTTTTGAATTCCATCAAAGAAAAACCAGATTTGGTGTTTTGTAATTTTCTTTCAATTAATCCCTCAGGAAAAGAGACAATCGTTTTTGCAAAAAATGAAAAATGGAGGGCAGTCATTCCGGGAACATGGATGGTTCGGAAGGATATTTTTTTTAAAATAGGAGGCTTCGATTCCCGGTTGAAGTTTGCTGAAAATACTGAATTGTTTTTTAGACTTAATCAGTTAGACCTTAAAATATGCTATATAGATCAGGTTAATTTTATTTATAAACAATCTGTCGATGGAGGAAGTAAAAATATGCAAAACATGTTGGACTCAATAGCATTGATTCTCCAAAAGCATGAAAATTACTTGACCGACCATGTGAAGCATTTATATCACCAAAACATAGGGGTTATCCAAATGCGTTTTAAAAAGTTTAAGGAATCAAGAAGGAATTTAGCTTTGGCTATTAAATATAAACCATCTAAAATCGGGACATATTTTAGATTTGGTATAGCCTGTTTTCCAATACTTGCAAAGAAAATTTATACTCAAGAAATTAGCCCAAAATGA
- a CDS encoding glycosyltransferase — MKFGGFIITYNRPEILLITLEKIFQQTISPELIWVIDNSEGLETDHIIASHLNSKIKYYRMGNNAGPAGAAAKGLELCEASGMDWIYWGDDNDPPFFENTFERLLAFKDVNPFCGILGSVGHFFDRKKGVIKRIQSKLLEKKEYVEVDVVAGGMSMLVNSNVVRDGIFPNKDLFFGFEELDFCLKASRRGFSIIVPCSIFIDLRKLHNRTDFERPKYKKKASLIREYYSLRNLFMISDELTLRSMRNQLMKKWSIKMLYGFRYGPAYGLENLKMISLAFYHYWKGIKGKTFNLD; from the coding sequence ATGAAATTTGGAGGCTTTATAATCACTTATAATCGTCCTGAGATCTTACTGATTACTCTGGAAAAAATTTTCCAGCAGACCATTTCACCAGAATTAATTTGGGTAATTGATAATTCAGAAGGGTTGGAAACGGATCATATTATTGCATCCCATTTAAATTCTAAAATTAAATACTATCGGATGGGCAATAACGCTGGGCCGGCAGGAGCTGCAGCAAAAGGTTTAGAACTATGCGAAGCATCGGGTATGGATTGGATTTATTGGGGAGATGATAATGATCCTCCTTTTTTTGAGAACACTTTTGAACGATTATTGGCTTTTAAAGACGTCAATCCATTTTGTGGTATATTAGGTTCTGTAGGTCATTTTTTTGATCGCAAAAAGGGCGTTATCAAAAGAATCCAATCTAAGTTATTGGAAAAGAAAGAATATGTTGAGGTAGATGTTGTAGCTGGGGGAATGTCTATGTTGGTAAATTCTAATGTGGTAAGAGATGGCATATTTCCAAATAAGGATTTGTTTTTTGGATTTGAAGAATTAGATTTTTGTTTAAAGGCTTCTAGGAGAGGCTTTTCAATTATTGTTCCATGTTCCATTTTTATAGATTTAAGAAAACTGCATAACAGAACAGATTTTGAACGACCAAAATATAAGAAAAAGGCTAGCCTAATTAGAGAGTATTATAGTTTGAGAAATTTATTCATGATATCAGATGAATTGACTCTCAGGTCAATGAGAAATCAATTGATGAAAAAATGGTCAATAAAAATGCTTTATGGATTTAGATATGGGCCTGCTTATGGTTTAGAAAATTTAAAAATGATTTCTTTAGCATTTTATCATTATTGGAAGGGAATCAAAGGTAAAACTTTTAATCTTGATTGA
- a CDS encoding glycosyltransferase family 2 protein, translating into MIEIKLEKVALVMVTFNRAELLDEILNSIKKFQWSYTNFVIIDNGSEQETQEVLERNKGVLSLDVLTLNHNLGHGAGLFYGLNFLRHKFPHTEYVVFLEDDSIPQEGYFNFLLSKIRKSHYSLISSAGSKVSLGKRKEIIPNAKEIKEADFVLFDGAIAKFYELVKVGFPVENWFMMFDDYEYCYRLRKANKKLGVVQNPYVDILHEGFGGGSSHSHLWRSYYQSRNFILFVRTHFTWFNLLDAIILNFKRILGGLFSKNGLKVTRLRFLGIRAGVLGKTGKSLDINTLKEV; encoded by the coding sequence TTGATTGAAATAAAACTGGAGAAAGTAGCCTTAGTTATGGTTACTTTTAATCGTGCGGAATTGCTTGATGAAATTTTAAATTCAATCAAAAAATTTCAATGGTCCTATACCAATTTTGTGATTATTGACAATGGTAGTGAACAGGAAACCCAAGAAGTCTTAGAAAGAAATAAAGGGGTTTTATCATTAGATGTTCTTACTTTGAATCATAATTTAGGTCACGGAGCAGGCCTTTTTTATGGTCTGAATTTTTTAAGACATAAGTTCCCTCATACTGAATATGTTGTGTTTCTTGAGGATGATAGTATTCCGCAAGAAGGATACTTTAATTTTTTACTTTCAAAAATTAGAAAATCACATTATTCATTAATTTCCTCTGCAGGTTCCAAGGTAAGTTTAGGAAAACGAAAAGAAATCATCCCAAATGCTAAAGAGATAAAAGAAGCAGATTTTGTTCTTTTTGATGGTGCAATAGCTAAATTTTATGAACTAGTTAAAGTTGGTTTTCCTGTTGAAAATTGGTTTATGATGTTTGATGATTATGAATACTGTTACAGATTAAGAAAGGCAAATAAAAAATTGGGTGTTGTCCAAAATCCATATGTAGATATTTTACATGAGGGTTTTGGAGGAGGAAGTTCACATTCTCATTTGTGGCGTTCTTATTACCAATCTCGTAATTTTATACTTTTTGTAAGAACTCATTTTACATGGTTTAATTTATTGGATGCAATAATTTTGAACTTTAAAAGAATTTTAGGTGGTCTATTTTCAAAAAATGGACTAAAAGTAACGAGACTAAGATTTTTAGGAATTAGAGCTGGGGTTCTAGGTAAAACTGGGAAATCATTGGATATAAATACCTTGAAGGAGGTATGA
- a CDS encoding glycosyltransferase family 4 protein — protein sequence MKLLFTQDALVNSGAERSHLEILSRFSTEIEVVFVYFYPKHDLKEEYEKAGIRLIFLQIAESYHFRLAVTLLIKVIRAEKPDLLISSLWRADIITRIASVITRVPLVGTLVNDSYAPIAWKDKKGLKYKLVYWLDRLTARIPKYWIANAQALVESHEKTLGLNGKKISVVYRGRSVPETFWTKDKLRDIGLRRDMPSAKYDQVQKGKDCFVPTVSGQALPHRNDGYFNFISYGRLLERKGFQDAIQAFSKVLQKYPNCTLTIYGEGPFRTELEKLVQDLDLQESVFLPGKISNPIDLLISNYNSTVVNRNFQSHHKSYILHPTSYNCFLFPSWYEGFSGALVEAMMSGIPIIASNISMNLEAVSPKTALIFEVQNRDQLANQMIFAIDHPGLMAGLGKAAREEAIARFDIEKIAKDYEALLFEIKNGIKNN from the coding sequence ATGAAACTCCTCTTTACACAAGATGCTTTAGTTAATTCAGGAGCAGAACGGAGTCATTTAGAAATCCTTTCCAGATTTTCCACGGAAATAGAAGTCGTTTTTGTGTACTTCTATCCGAAACATGATTTAAAAGAGGAATACGAAAAAGCCGGAATCCGGCTTATTTTTTTGCAGATTGCAGAGTCATATCACTTTCGCTTGGCGGTGACTCTATTGATAAAAGTGATTAGAGCCGAAAAGCCTGATCTCTTAATCTCTTCACTCTGGAGAGCTGATATCATCACTCGAATTGCGTCAGTGATCACTAGAGTTCCGCTTGTGGGAACACTTGTCAATGATAGCTATGCTCCCATAGCTTGGAAGGATAAGAAAGGTTTGAAATACAAGTTGGTTTATTGGCTAGATCGGTTAACAGCCAGAATTCCCAAATATTGGATTGCAAATGCTCAGGCTTTGGTAGAGTCGCATGAAAAGACGTTGGGCTTGAATGGTAAGAAAATATCTGTTGTTTATCGGGGAAGATCTGTTCCAGAAACATTTTGGACAAAAGATAAGCTTCGCGATATAGGCCTTCGGCGAGATATGCCTTCGGCGAAATATGATCAAGTTCAAAAGGGAAAAGATTGCTTCGTGCCCACAGTGTCGGGACAGGCTCTTCCTCATCGCAATGACGGATATTTTAACTTTATTTCTTACGGGAGACTGTTGGAAAGAAAGGGCTTTCAGGATGCCATCCAAGCTTTTTCAAAGGTTCTTCAAAAATACCCCAATTGTACATTGACCATTTATGGAGAGGGGCCTTTTAGAACAGAACTTGAAAAACTAGTTCAGGATTTAGATTTGCAAGAATCTGTTTTTCTTCCAGGAAAGATCTCCAACCCTATTGATTTATTAATATCTAACTATAATTCAACAGTAGTTAATCGAAACTTCCAATCACATCATAAATCATATATCCTACATCCTACATCCTACAACTGTTTTCTTTTTCCCAGTTGGTACGAAGGATTCTCCGGTGCTTTGGTAGAAGCCATGATGTCGGGGATTCCAATTATCGCATCCAATATTTCTATGAATTTGGAGGCAGTCAGCCCCAAAACTGCTTTGATTTTTGAGGTTCAAAATAGAGATCAATTAGCTAATCAAATGATTTTTGCCATCGATCACCCGGGTCTAATGGCTGGTTTGGGGAAAGCGGCCCGAGAAGAAGCGATTGCTAGATTTGATATAGAAAAGATTGCTAAAGACTATGAAGCTTTACTTTTTGAGATAAAAAATGGAATAAAGAATAATTGA
- a CDS encoding glucosamine inositolphosphorylceramide transferase family protein: protein MTFKNYNSPQLYRIGILTDSDTLQAWEWECLNALIQQVNAELVLEIRNLSPKPSGKKSPFLYRVYRALDRKIFKSEFDAFKRTPIDSLSQSNFTQIQVKPIQTTYRDDFLKEDLEKIKAFKLDLILRFGFRILTGEILKIPRLGVWSFHHGDPSVYRGGPPAFWEVMLGWETTGTVLQKLTEQLDQGEILYQSYAQTNPLSVDRNANAIFWKSSCFVARILSRINTLGEEAWLEELSESKRDQKPKVELKRPPETFEMIALFWKLLRRNINRKIQEIKKPAHWEIAVVNHSQSDAIQSSEIELLRQEDISSNYLADPFPVFYQGKSYVFAEEFDQQTKKGRIVCLVPETEKQTILKPVIQEAWHVSYPFIWEENGSYYLIPESAEAGKLFIYKGLDFPFQWGMKEVFFDGEGYDPTLYVANGKYWLFLNQKPHPASSPFDELNLYYSDSLHSSEWKAHPMNPIVSDVRCSRPAGKLFEKEGKLFRPAQDSGRRYGHRIAVREILEMTENSYEEQTAYFIEPELVPPALGVHTLNFCGDQMYLDFYFRK from the coding sequence ATGACTTTCAAAAATTACAATTCCCCTCAATTGTATAGAATAGGAATTTTAACGGATTCTGATACGCTTCAGGCCTGGGAATGGGAATGCTTGAATGCATTGATCCAGCAGGTTAATGCTGAGCTAGTTTTGGAGATCAGGAATCTTTCCCCAAAACCATCTGGTAAAAAATCCCCTTTTCTATACCGGGTCTATCGGGCTTTGGATCGGAAGATTTTTAAATCTGAGTTTGATGCATTTAAAAGAACTCCAATAGACAGCTTATCTCAGAGTAATTTCACCCAGATTCAGGTGAAGCCAATTCAGACTACTTACCGAGATGATTTTTTGAAAGAAGATCTTGAAAAAATCAAAGCCTTTAAATTGGACCTGATTTTACGATTTGGATTCCGCATCCTTACAGGTGAAATACTTAAAATTCCCCGCTTGGGAGTTTGGTCTTTTCATCATGGAGATCCTTCCGTTTATCGAGGAGGTCCCCCAGCATTTTGGGAAGTAATGCTGGGATGGGAAACCACTGGGACTGTTTTACAAAAGTTAACCGAGCAATTAGATCAGGGAGAAATACTTTATCAATCGTATGCTCAGACCAACCCACTTTCAGTGGATCGGAATGCAAATGCAATATTTTGGAAGTCCTCGTGTTTTGTGGCCAGAATTCTTTCTAGAATTAATACCCTTGGAGAAGAGGCCTGGTTGGAGGAACTGAGTGAATCAAAGCGAGATCAAAAACCAAAGGTGGAATTAAAGAGGCCTCCAGAGACATTCGAGATGATTGCTTTGTTCTGGAAACTGCTCCGAAGAAATATAAATCGGAAGATTCAAGAAATTAAAAAGCCGGCTCATTGGGAAATAGCAGTAGTAAATCATTCCCAATCTGATGCAATTCAAAGTTCAGAAATTGAATTGCTAAGGCAAGAAGATATCTCATCAAACTATCTGGCGGATCCCTTTCCTGTCTTTTATCAGGGTAAATCTTATGTGTTTGCTGAAGAATTTGATCAGCAAACCAAAAAAGGAAGGATTGTTTGCTTGGTACCTGAAACCGAGAAGCAAACGATTTTAAAACCTGTGATTCAGGAAGCCTGGCACGTATCTTATCCCTTTATTTGGGAAGAAAATGGCAGTTACTACCTGATTCCAGAATCGGCGGAGGCTGGTAAGCTGTTTATTTATAAAGGGTTGGATTTTCCATTTCAATGGGGAATGAAGGAAGTTTTTTTTGATGGGGAAGGTTATGACCCAACACTTTATGTTGCAAATGGGAAGTATTGGCTGTTCCTTAATCAAAAACCCCACCCGGCATCTTCACCTTTTGATGAATTGAATTTATACTACTCTGACTCTTTGCATTCTTCAGAATGGAAAGCACATCCAATGAATCCCATCGTATCTGATGTGAGATGCTCTAGACCAGCGGGAAAATTATTTGAAAAAGAAGGAAAACTGTTTCGGCCAGCACAGGATTCTGGAAGGAGATATGGACATAGGATTGCTGTTCGGGAAATTCTGGAAATGACAGAGAACAGCTATGAAGAACAAACAGCCTATTTTATAGAACCGGAGCTTGTACCACCTGCTTTGGGAGTTCACACACTCAATTTTTGTGGAGATCAGATGTATTTGGATTTTTACTTTCGAAAATGA
- a CDS encoding glycosyltransferase family 4 protein has protein sequence MRIIQLVQKPQARGAEIFTTWLCEELKDLGHQVLLVSLFEGNFELPFSGKLIRLNRKKENRFCDYTGWKKFNEIVQDFKPDLVQANGGDTLKFAVFSRKLFLGSYRLVFNNGGLVSTYLTSLGHRVFNRFLFRNTDAFVSVSNYTKQDLDQFLEANKKHKMIPIGIQIPFFDHLASMSPFPVIVQISGFTHEKNHQGTLRIFRCFQEKHPTSQLWFIGDGPEKATIEAEVEKLGFNSQIKFLGSLSQPFNWIPDNAILILPSISEGLPAVLLEAFFARIPVVAYGIGGIPEVLVDRKNGFLVNPKDEDQFYESLEQCLHMDEVTKKSLLDRAQKTVEENYTIAQVAKKYLDFYSELCG, from the coding sequence ATGAGGATTATTCAACTGGTTCAAAAACCACAGGCAAGAGGAGCAGAAATTTTCACTACCTGGCTATGTGAAGAGCTAAAGGATCTGGGCCATCAAGTATTGTTAGTTTCATTGTTTGAAGGAAATTTTGAGTTGCCATTTTCAGGAAAGCTGATCCGACTCAATCGAAAAAAAGAAAATAGATTTTGTGATTATACAGGTTGGAAAAAATTCAATGAAATCGTCCAAGACTTTAAACCGGACCTGGTCCAGGCAAATGGGGGAGATACTTTAAAATTTGCTGTATTCAGTAGAAAATTATTTCTAGGAAGTTACAGACTGGTATTCAATAATGGGGGACTTGTAAGTACCTATTTGACTTCCCTAGGTCATCGAGTATTCAATCGATTCCTTTTCAGAAATACGGATGCATTTGTTTCTGTTTCTAATTATACCAAACAAGATTTGGATCAGTTTTTAGAAGCTAATAAAAAGCATAAGATGATTCCTATTGGGATACAAATTCCCTTTTTTGATCATTTGGCAAGCATGAGTCCTTTTCCCGTGATCGTTCAGATTTCTGGCTTTACCCATGAAAAAAATCATCAAGGTACACTTAGGATTTTTAGATGTTTCCAAGAAAAACACCCAACATCCCAACTCTGGTTTATCGGAGATGGACCTGAAAAAGCAACAATTGAAGCAGAAGTAGAAAAGTTGGGATTTAATAGTCAGATAAAATTTCTTGGATCATTATCCCAGCCATTCAATTGGATCCCGGATAATGCCATTTTGATTTTGCCAAGCATTTCTGAAGGGCTGCCCGCAGTTCTTCTGGAAGCTTTTTTTGCTCGAATTCCAGTGGTTGCTTATGGTATTGGGGGGATTCCCGAAGTATTAGTGGACCGGAAAAATGGGTTTTTGGTCAACCCAAAAGATGAAGACCAATTTTATGAGTCATTGGAGCAGTGTTTACATATGGACGAAGTCACTAAAAAATCTCTACTTGACAGGGCTCAAAAGACAGTAGAAGAAAATTATACCATAGCTCAAGTAGCTAAAAAGTATTTGGATTTTTACTCGGAACTATGCGGATAA
- a CDS encoding glycosyltransferase translates to MRIIQLITRPQRRGAEIFAVQLAECLKIRGHELWVISLLEGPGGLSFSEGLIKMDFKNRPKLDYEGYKELAATIKKIKPDIIQANASDTLRYAVGAKYLCSSKFKLVYRNANMISSFIRGKSQLYFNKILHSNVDAVISVSENSRLDYQKLFKPNMITSIPIGIDPKEIDKKLLQEMFQIDKDYLLFVGSLVPEKDPLGLLKIYSEVLKTYPKINLVYLGSGPLRKHLESEIAVLGLTKSVQIIPNQKNIFPILSKAKALVMASKIEGLPSVILEAMYCEIPVIAYRVGGIPEVLKNGGTGWSVNVGDQTSFENSILDVMNLNKDALETITQKAKDQVLENYQNIDLFKKFEVFYENLLQ, encoded by the coding sequence ATGCGGATAATTCAATTAATCACCAGACCTCAAAGGAGAGGTGCTGAGATTTTTGCAGTTCAATTGGCCGAATGTTTAAAAATCAGGGGACATGAGCTTTGGGTGATCTCTTTATTGGAGGGACCGGGTGGGCTAAGTTTTTCGGAAGGTTTAATCAAAATGGATTTTAAAAACAGACCAAAACTGGATTATGAGGGGTATAAGGAACTAGCCGCAACCATCAAAAAAATTAAACCGGATATCATTCAGGCCAATGCGTCTGATACACTTCGATATGCTGTGGGAGCAAAATATTTATGTTCATCAAAGTTTAAGCTTGTGTATAGAAATGCAAATATGATTTCAAGTTTTATTCGAGGAAAATCCCAATTGTATTTTAATAAAATTCTTCATTCAAATGTGGATGCAGTTATTTCAGTTTCAGAAAATTCAAGGCTTGATTATCAAAAATTATTTAAGCCTAATATGATTACATCAATCCCCATCGGAATTGATCCCAAAGAGATTGATAAGAAACTATTGCAAGAGATGTTTCAAATTGATAAAGACTATTTACTTTTTGTGGGGTCTCTAGTACCGGAAAAAGATCCATTAGGTTTACTCAAAATCTATAGTGAAGTATTAAAGACATATCCGAAAATTAATTTGGTTTATCTTGGTTCTGGACCATTAAGAAAGCATTTGGAGAGTGAAATTGCAGTTTTAGGTTTAACTAAATCAGTCCAGATAATTCCCAATCAGAAAAATATTTTCCCAATTCTCTCAAAAGCAAAAGCTTTAGTAATGGCTTCTAAAATAGAAGGTTTACCCAGTGTGATTTTGGAGGCCATGTATTGTGAAATTCCAGTGATAGCATATCGTGTTGGAGGAATTCCTGAGGTGCTGAAAAATGGGGGAACAGGCTGGTCTGTTAATGTTGGAGATCAAACTTCTTTTGAAAACTCGATTTTAGATGTGATGAATCTTAACAAAGATGCTTTAGAAACTATTACTCAAAAAGCAAAAGATCAAGTTCTAGAAAATTATCAAAATATTGATCTCTTTAAAAAATTTGAAGTGTTTTATGAAAATTTGCTTCAATGA